A portion of the Leptospira broomii serovar Hurstbridge str. 5399 genome contains these proteins:
- a CDS encoding glycosyltransferase family 9 protein, whose product MNLLVLRFSAMGDVALMAPALIAVVAKYTNIQLTVVTRGNYAPFFYNIPNVHVIGINLKKYRGIMGLYRLFRELNKLGPYEKIVDLHSSVRSRFISLFFRFRGVPIFQIVKGRREKLRQIRRNRKVLRKLPHTVDRYLKVFDKAGYPASVRKGPWINVDPESKIFAKDFLLSRKIDKKEGLWVGYAPFAGHKLKEWPHEKSIALLKLLKEEFPNIRIFLFGSSQEASIMEEWRNGDQSMTIVSGGKLGIRGELGIMERMDVIIGMDSSNIHIAALLKRPVVALFGTTHPYSGFAPFGQEDTGVLQIEDLNCRPCSIYGNTTCFRKDFACMEWITPEDVIKRINVIININTLF is encoded by the coding sequence ATGAACCTTCTTGTTCTTCGGTTTTCGGCAATGGGAGACGTTGCCCTAATGGCGCCGGCTCTGATAGCGGTCGTTGCGAAATATACGAATATCCAGCTTACCGTTGTGACGCGAGGAAATTATGCTCCTTTTTTCTATAATATACCGAACGTTCACGTAATCGGAATTAATCTTAAAAAATATAGAGGGATTATGGGCCTTTACCGATTATTTCGGGAGCTGAATAAGCTCGGCCCTTACGAGAAAATAGTCGATTTACACTCGAGCGTCAGATCTAGATTTATCAGTTTATTTTTCCGATTTAGGGGCGTACCTATTTTTCAAATCGTAAAAGGAAGACGTGAAAAATTACGCCAGATTCGTAGAAATAGAAAAGTACTTCGAAAACTCCCACACACCGTTGATAGATACTTGAAGGTATTCGATAAGGCGGGATATCCAGCTTCCGTTCGAAAAGGACCCTGGATAAACGTAGATCCCGAATCCAAGATTTTTGCAAAGGACTTCCTGCTGTCCAGAAAAATCGACAAAAAGGAAGGCCTTTGGGTCGGATACGCACCGTTTGCCGGTCACAAACTAAAAGAATGGCCTCACGAAAAAAGTATCGCGTTGCTTAAACTGCTCAAGGAAGAATTCCCGAATATTAGAATTTTCTTATTCGGTTCGTCCCAGGAAGCCTCTATCATGGAGGAATGGAGAAACGGCGATCAATCGATGACTATCGTTTCCGGAGGAAAACTCGGAATAAGAGGAGAACTCGGTATCATGGAAAGAATGGATGTGATTATAGGAATGGATTCATCCAACATTCACATCGCCGCGCTTCTGAAGCGTCCTGTCGTGGCACTCTTCGGCACGACACATCCTTATTCGGGTTTTGCACCTTTCGGTCAGGAAGATACCGGCGTGCTACAAATAGAAGATCTTAACTGTAGACCTTGCAGCATTTACGGAAATACAACTTGCTTTAGAAAAGACTTTGCCTGTATGGAGTGGATCACTCCCGAGGACGTTATCAAACGCATTAATGTGATCATAAACATCAATACACTTTTCTAA
- a CDS encoding glycosyltransferase — translation MKILYFSDTFLPKVDGVAISMRNFAELLAERGHEFLICCPKYGDGDFDRMGDRIRIERFRSGYLPSYPDIKVVLPSPAKIKRIIKEFQPDLVHIHTPGLLGLYGINATERYGIPSIGTYHTLMSEQDMYLSLYRLLKLDKLFMKVGKLNKRLRIKDLIKFEKFDRFNIRKKIILKITNNLYDRCDLIISPSHLIKKQLEEFGIKKPVAVISNGLDLSEFKGQPKKLEGGPKLLHVGRISYEKNCDVIINSFKLIKDSLPDASLTIIGDGPALASLKLQSEKLGIEKSVFFKGFIDRKDLPKEYPNYDLFLTASTMETQGLVILESIACGLPAVGVDSFAIPELIHNAKNGYIAKPFDVKDIAEKSVKILKDPELFAAFSIESIRIAQSHEIKACVDRMEDVYKAVAELKGKKKSPSLFNMIFSLDPFGLFG, via the coding sequence ATGAAAATCCTTTATTTTTCGGACACATTCCTTCCTAAAGTCGACGGGGTCGCAATCTCGATGCGGAATTTCGCTGAGTTGCTTGCCGAGAGAGGGCATGAATTTTTGATATGTTGTCCCAAATATGGAGATGGGGACTTCGATCGGATGGGAGATCGTATTCGCATAGAACGATTTCGCAGCGGATATTTACCTAGCTATCCGGATATAAAGGTTGTTTTACCTTCTCCCGCAAAAATCAAAAGAATTATCAAAGAATTCCAGCCTGACTTAGTTCATATTCACACTCCGGGATTACTCGGCTTATACGGAATTAATGCTACGGAACGTTATGGAATACCGAGCATCGGAACCTATCACACTTTGATGTCCGAGCAGGATATGTATTTGTCTTTATACAGACTTTTGAAGTTAGACAAACTCTTTATGAAAGTCGGTAAGCTTAATAAAAGACTGCGGATTAAGGATCTGATAAAATTTGAAAAGTTCGACAGATTCAATATTCGGAAAAAAATCATATTGAAGATTACGAACAATTTGTATGATAGATGCGATCTAATAATCTCTCCCTCGCATCTCATAAAAAAGCAGCTGGAAGAATTCGGGATTAAAAAACCGGTTGCAGTGATTTCTAACGGATTGGACCTATCCGAATTCAAAGGACAGCCTAAAAAATTGGAAGGGGGCCCGAAACTTCTTCACGTTGGAAGAATTTCCTACGAAAAAAACTGCGATGTAATCATCAATTCCTTTAAATTGATTAAGGATTCGCTTCCTGATGCGAGTTTGACGATTATCGGAGATGGCCCTGCTCTTGCCTCCTTAAAATTGCAGTCGGAAAAACTCGGAATTGAAAAATCCGTCTTCTTTAAAGGGTTTATCGATCGAAAGGATTTACCGAAGGAATATCCGAATTATGATCTATTTTTAACCGCATCCACAATGGAGACTCAAGGCTTGGTTATTTTAGAGTCGATAGCCTGCGGTTTGCCGGCGGTCGGTGTGGATTCTTTCGCTATTCCTGAATTGATTCACAATGCCAAAAACGGATATATCGCTAAGCCGTTCGATGTGAAAGATATCGCGGAGAAATCGGTTAAGATACTTAAAGATCCCGAGTTATTTGCAGCATTTTCGATCGAATCGATTAGAATCGCTCAAAGTCACGAAATTAAAGCCTGCGTGGATAGAATGGAAGATGTTTATAAAGCTGTTGCCGAGTTAAAAGGTAAGAAAAAGAGCCCTTCGCTTTTTAATATGATTTTCTCGCTCGACCCGTTCGGTCTATTCGGCTAA
- a CDS encoding O-antigen ligase family protein, which translates to MTEFLRKAHVFCLIATFCTIGVSVSISQAFLVFSFCFGLGHAIRSRSVSNWFPKHPIFYLSVALFIWYFLDFIIHFLSGEDASYFSRAFNGELKDFFLFFGFLSVWFLKEEDIPKAFTGLLVLFLVLIFTGIVGGFSPVRLSRLVSDLYKESSAYKFTHPLGTFAKIPLYISIGLMNTHLTFGGLLQFFSGFAVFRFLKDLGSENKKKILQSGLFLFLFVFVCLLNQARSSLIGAFCSILLATLHLFWIRKELPMSYLIRGGFAFLTISILLGLGLAFSPAGKKVLGPIFGKEKHTDSGRTFIWDSTFPIIAAHPIIGVGPGNYNRSIEKVRMEHSETYPELAYFYEVTQRGHAHNDYFHFTSVFGVPSLLIYLSIAALFSYFLLQSQQPLNRLIFYYGIFGFFVSGLFQCYFQDDEVVILFWLIIGLFVRGELKSSDSDGAKAISPSMR; encoded by the coding sequence ATGACAGAATTCTTACGTAAGGCGCATGTATTTTGTCTAATTGCTACGTTCTGCACGATAGGCGTTTCTGTAAGCATAAGCCAAGCTTTTTTAGTATTCTCCTTCTGCTTCGGATTGGGGCACGCGATTCGTTCTCGATCGGTTTCAAACTGGTTTCCCAAACATCCTATTTTTTATCTATCTGTTGCCCTCTTTATCTGGTATTTTCTAGATTTCATAATTCATTTCCTCTCCGGCGAAGATGCATCCTATTTTAGTCGAGCATTTAACGGCGAGCTAAAGGACTTTTTTCTATTCTTTGGATTCCTGTCAGTTTGGTTCTTAAAGGAAGAGGATATTCCAAAAGCATTCACAGGATTACTGGTTCTTTTCTTAGTATTAATTTTCACCGGAATCGTAGGCGGTTTTTCTCCCGTTAGATTGTCCAGATTGGTTAGCGATTTATACAAGGAGTCCAGCGCGTATAAATTTACGCATCCGCTAGGAACTTTTGCGAAGATTCCTTTATATATTTCTATCGGCCTGATGAATACTCATTTGACGTTTGGGGGATTACTCCAGTTCTTTTCCGGCTTTGCCGTATTTCGCTTTTTAAAGGATCTCGGATCGGAAAACAAAAAGAAAATTTTACAAAGCGGTCTCTTTTTGTTTCTCTTTGTATTTGTTTGCCTACTAAATCAGGCCCGTTCTAGCCTGATCGGCGCGTTCTGCTCGATTTTACTGGCAACATTACATCTATTCTGGATTCGCAAAGAATTACCGATGTCGTACCTGATACGAGGTGGATTTGCCTTTTTGACGATTTCTATTTTATTAGGCCTCGGTCTCGCGTTTAGCCCGGCGGGAAAAAAAGTGTTAGGGCCTATCTTCGGAAAGGAAAAACATACGGATTCGGGCAGAACCTTCATTTGGGATTCAACGTTTCCTATAATCGCGGCCCATCCAATCATCGGAGTCGGACCGGGTAATTATAATCGATCCATCGAAAAGGTTCGGATGGAGCATTCTGAAACCTACCCCGAGCTGGCTTATTTTTATGAGGTTACCCAAAGGGGACATGCGCATAATGACTATTTTCATTTTACGTCCGTTTTCGGAGTTCCGAGCTTACTTATTTACCTATCGATTGCCGCGCTTTTTTCGTACTTTCTCCTACAATCCCAACAACCCTTGAATCGACTCATCTTTTATTATGGAATATTTGGATTCTTCGTTTCCGGACTGTTTCAATGCTATTTTCAAGATGATGAAGTCGTTATCCTTTTTTGGCTTATCATAGGTTTATTCGTTCGGGGAGAATTGAAGTCTTCAGATTCCGACGGCGCAAAGGCGATCTCTCCTTCGATGCGGTAA
- a CDS encoding phospholipase D-like domain-containing protein has protein sequence MMRTKIIPILGFLIHCTQDAKADFLAHWMDQSGYPVAYFSYPGRFTPVGKKREVRDVILRLIEQTQSSLYLHIYSFDDPEIEEAILSATKRGISLEIMGEFGKTYPSSFYKYLRYWKGSGLQHTKVLVSDGKLVFIGTGNFTYYGLERDNNGYLLFNLTESEQEKFHSFLREEYPFSKLILRDFEFWNSPNNGRIIQHVLTESVRKAERLAKFLIFDHYDPVLSLEFSLFNKKGGEIEGIYDRPVDPEGIQLSALEGVRILEDGNEDRLDDPSFGKGGLLHHKTMILDSSTLLTGSFNYSVSARDINREILIRTSHTNLVKEFELEHLRIQKAANPLPIFRRNREDLEIYLTGDRSGFCRADLNEREFLLDIGESWMRWKLYYKFGIDEICRKIDNFETASARLFGGKFEFPTEAVSFFPFSISDRFGNVLLSGVGSDNGREFLSVLSKPLLFLRPEVFLPNESAWIWKNADNRILENLSASQSANSAWVIGRGKLPFKSSLISNGNLLRTNDSLPIGSGAVLIDYNGFTVFFCFKSETSKLSWTEELMDAAYAITRPYSFSESNRRILEDADRSFFSLPGLPHRRRDRLCAVGI, from the coding sequence ATGATGCGGACAAAAATAATTCCGATATTGGGTTTTTTAATCCATTGTACTCAGGATGCGAAGGCCGATTTCCTAGCTCATTGGATGGACCAGAGCGGCTATCCGGTCGCATATTTCTCTTATCCAGGTCGTTTCACTCCGGTCGGGAAAAAAAGGGAGGTTAGAGATGTGATTCTTCGCTTAATTGAGCAAACTCAATCCTCTCTTTACCTTCACATTTACTCTTTTGATGATCCTGAAATCGAAGAGGCGATACTCTCAGCGACAAAGCGAGGTATAAGTTTGGAAATTATGGGAGAATTCGGAAAAACCTATCCGAGTTCTTTTTATAAATACCTGCGGTACTGGAAGGGAAGCGGGTTGCAACATACTAAAGTCCTGGTTTCGGACGGAAAACTGGTCTTTATCGGGACAGGCAATTTCACATATTACGGGCTGGAAAGAGATAATAATGGATACTTATTATTTAATTTAACCGAATCAGAACAGGAAAAATTCCATTCTTTTTTACGAGAGGAGTATCCTTTTTCGAAATTGATCCTTCGAGATTTTGAATTCTGGAATTCGCCGAACAACGGCAGAATCATTCAACATGTCCTAACCGAATCTGTTCGGAAAGCTGAACGACTGGCAAAATTCTTGATTTTCGATCACTATGATCCGGTTCTAAGTCTTGAATTCTCTCTTTTTAACAAGAAAGGAGGAGAGATTGAAGGCATCTATGATCGCCCGGTGGATCCGGAAGGAATTCAATTATCTGCACTAGAAGGAGTGAGAATTTTAGAAGACGGTAACGAAGATCGCCTGGACGACCCTTCTTTCGGTAAGGGTGGGTTATTACATCATAAGACTATGATATTAGATTCTTCTACGTTACTTACTGGCTCCTTCAATTATTCGGTAAGCGCCAGAGATATAAATCGGGAAATTTTGATTCGGACTAGCCATACGAACTTAGTTAAAGAGTTCGAATTAGAACATTTACGCATTCAAAAAGCTGCAAATCCCCTGCCTATATTTCGGAGAAATAGGGAGGATCTCGAAATTTACTTAACCGGCGATCGATCCGGATTTTGCCGAGCAGATTTGAATGAGCGGGAATTTCTTTTGGATATTGGGGAATCTTGGATGCGCTGGAAATTATATTATAAATTTGGAATTGATGAAATCTGTAGAAAGATCGACAACTTTGAAACTGCAAGTGCGAGGTTATTCGGAGGAAAGTTCGAATTTCCGACGGAAGCGGTTTCCTTTTTTCCGTTCTCTATATCCGACAGGTTCGGAAACGTTTTGTTGTCCGGGGTAGGATCGGATAACGGCAGAGAATTTTTGTCGGTTCTGAGCAAACCGTTGCTCTTTCTCCGTCCGGAAGTTTTTTTGCCGAACGAATCGGCTTGGATTTGGAAAAATGCGGATAATAGGATTCTTGAAAATCTTTCCGCAAGCCAGTCTGCAAATTCCGCATGGGTTATAGGAAGAGGGAAGCTCCCGTTCAAAAGTAGCCTTATTTCGAACGGGAACCTGCTTCGAACCAACGATTCGTTGCCCATAGGCAGTGGCGCCGTATTAATCGATTACAATGGATTTACTGTGTTCTTTTGCTTTAAATCGGAGACATCAAAACTTTCATGGACGGAGGAATTAATGGATGCCGCATATGCGATAACTCGACCTTACTCGTTTTCAGAAAGCAATCGACGTATCTTAGAAGATGCTGATCGATCTTTTTTCTCGCTGCCCGGATTACCGCATCGAAGGAGAGATCGCCTTTGCGCCGTCGGAATCTGA
- a CDS encoding LA_2168 family protein — protein sequence MRIRIAMFFVSFIPSILAAETVSDKLDLNIYFLGFKAQGRLNSSDKTSKEAERVSGIALPFWINVKGEHQRDFWEANLQMDVFSVSDNRLKILPGKDAYFALIAKGFRWGFGRRSDPNSLPGWFYWKDGVEGVFVETKDNGRFKVRFDVLDFYRGFPLAENNWLLAQGRDSFLPKSARSEFGLNSIPVKDLTQTEFRYRAGIGFWAREESGVFYNIGIRYVSLGNWGRFGKDVQEARSERLDGDKDYLTQAKTGIGFLSGPFFSHLEAFLVRGLDKTASHPLRPEKSLPISGEAVRFDIGLQGSGGHFSVFGFLPNPDKRNKNGEILELGFVGMGASPLPNPLLNQIWGWTPSAWITGAGLERDQSLFPTKRPAGVFGIQSSLRISHIKLGIRTSYIAFLTTEKDSSGSWSSSKKIFSNSFLREGVISFGWIPPEYQTSILELEVGGFESDPSLGLREWYLLLKLGWVL from the coding sequence ATGAGAATACGGATAGCGATGTTCTTCGTTTCATTCATTCCAAGTATTTTGGCTGCAGAAACCGTTTCGGACAAATTGGATCTCAATATTTATTTCTTAGGTTTTAAAGCGCAGGGACGACTAAATTCAAGCGATAAAACTTCAAAGGAAGCGGAAAGGGTAAGTGGCATTGCACTTCCATTCTGGATAAATGTAAAAGGAGAGCACCAGCGTGATTTTTGGGAAGCGAATCTACAAATGGATGTTTTCTCGGTCTCCGATAATCGATTGAAGATTCTTCCCGGAAAAGACGCATATTTTGCATTAATCGCTAAGGGGTTCCGTTGGGGTTTCGGTAGAAGGTCCGATCCCAATTCGTTACCCGGATGGTTTTATTGGAAAGACGGAGTCGAGGGAGTTTTTGTCGAAACGAAAGATAATGGACGTTTTAAAGTTCGATTCGACGTTTTGGATTTCTACCGAGGGTTCCCGTTGGCCGAAAACAATTGGCTACTTGCACAAGGACGGGATTCCTTTTTGCCGAAATCCGCACGAAGCGAGTTCGGCTTGAATTCGATACCAGTAAAGGATCTTACGCAAACCGAGTTTAGATATAGGGCCGGTATCGGTTTTTGGGCAAGAGAAGAATCGGGAGTATTTTATAATATCGGAATACGGTACGTTTCTTTAGGAAATTGGGGAAGATTCGGGAAAGATGTTCAGGAGGCAAGATCTGAACGCTTGGACGGGGATAAAGACTATCTTACGCAGGCAAAGACCGGGATAGGATTTTTATCCGGTCCTTTCTTTAGTCATTTAGAAGCATTCCTAGTTCGCGGTTTAGACAAAACGGCATCTCATCCGCTTCGACCGGAGAAAAGTTTACCGATTAGCGGAGAGGCGGTCCGATTCGATATAGGTCTTCAAGGGTCCGGCGGGCATTTTTCCGTTTTCGGTTTCCTTCCTAATCCTGATAAGAGAAACAAAAACGGAGAGATTTTGGAATTAGGTTTCGTCGGTATGGGAGCCTCGCCGTTACCTAATCCTTTACTCAATCAAATCTGGGGATGGACGCCGTCCGCGTGGATAACCGGGGCCGGTTTGGAAAGGGATCAGTCGCTTTTTCCGACTAAACGTCCTGCTGGTGTTTTTGGAATTCAAAGCTCTTTACGAATTTCGCATATTAAATTAGGAATTCGGACTAGTTACATTGCGTTTTTAACAACTGAGAAGGATTCGAGCGGATCATGGTCTAGTTCAAAGAAAATTTTTTCGAATTCATTTCTGCGGGAAGGCGTCATTTCGTTTGGCTGGATTCCGCCGGAATATCAAACATCCATCTTAGAATTAGAAGTGGGCGGTTTCGAATCCGATCCTTCTTTAGGGCTAAGAGAATGGTACCTACTATTAAAATTAGGATGGGTTCTATGA
- a CDS encoding LIC11755 family lipoprotein, producing the protein MRSYLKRANTYKIFLLIGVTAYYCQHSAKTDWWELSPVSSAFKFQYEPEDVSDSEFANLSVKVRDTKTCMEAGEHPNYFASLCMEDSRLTFWEELNRFLIGWRQNELLAPLSFEDSQNRISITIGTYKINELRKQALPARSGVLGSREIRKGLTDGILFLDRNNFSRKFHTASFSIFLLSDTEMLWIHPPSENGDSYLSIKIQSGADLVDELKNVIGSVPARNERILSNCKYELPVISEVFGETESVTGRWIELFNSKQYPICEDRMDFVLFGNRIPVPKTTGYLLPGETRIYAEESSPLERITVSGLRWGDLKRNGSLQLSIQQSVTERILPGGGYRYGEETLSWKPSGFSECGSNRQLTNLPESYCMDPGFPDGINRLPGKELPDCNPKDFILEELNPIGIYWEGKLRTDFKFIDLEYIGSRECKPENLEFQWAQSTVPISISGSVTEQSILTIGALPFLFGATTFSYRNLSSLKLSDSFRLRDRTTGITHSIWNGGLIDASTRFALEIPGVATSSLLLRNFRIYLPLRDEVPAGVNHLHRISPGKKGKFEFIGRSVLSEISWAGSYKGSEPIASDRFLEVHSEIEGAQSGILEVETQGGSIASVLFPIDSGFSVLASGKLTCFPKSQVWKDSAFSLPQTNSTLIMLRHPVTGELWDELRYSSAGPGKNDTKNKIRRSGYQIIDSNGNRSWKDSDISDSIDRLPECPNTHASPGTSNLSPVRQE; encoded by the coding sequence ATGCGATCCTATTTAAAAAGAGCGAACACTTATAAGATTTTTCTTTTGATCGGTGTTACGGCGTATTATTGCCAACATTCGGCAAAGACGGACTGGTGGGAATTATCTCCGGTTTCCTCCGCATTTAAGTTTCAATACGAACCTGAAGATGTAAGCGATAGTGAATTTGCGAATCTATCGGTAAAGGTTAGGGATACAAAAACCTGCATGGAGGCCGGTGAGCATCCTAACTATTTTGCGAGTCTTTGCATGGAAGATTCGCGATTAACATTTTGGGAGGAGTTGAATCGCTTTCTTATAGGATGGCGCCAAAATGAACTATTGGCTCCTTTATCCTTTGAAGATTCGCAGAATCGAATTTCTATTACGATCGGAACTTATAAGATAAACGAATTGCGAAAGCAGGCTCTTCCCGCTCGTTCGGGGGTTCTGGGAAGTAGAGAAATTCGCAAAGGTCTTACCGATGGAATTCTTTTCCTTGATCGAAATAATTTTTCCAGAAAATTCCATACTGCCAGTTTTTCTATCTTCCTTCTTTCGGATACGGAAATGCTTTGGATACATCCTCCTAGCGAAAATGGCGACTCATATCTCTCGATTAAAATCCAGTCAGGGGCTGATCTAGTTGACGAGCTAAAGAATGTAATCGGATCCGTTCCAGCAAGGAATGAAAGGATTTTATCGAACTGTAAATATGAGCTACCGGTAATCTCGGAAGTGTTCGGCGAGACGGAATCGGTTACCGGCCGCTGGATCGAATTATTCAATTCTAAACAATATCCGATTTGTGAAGATCGAATGGACTTTGTTCTTTTCGGTAATCGTATCCCCGTTCCGAAAACTACCGGCTATCTTTTGCCAGGGGAGACCCGTATCTACGCGGAAGAATCATCTCCGCTTGAAAGAATTACGGTATCCGGTCTTCGATGGGGAGATTTGAAACGCAACGGGAGTCTACAACTTTCCATACAGCAATCGGTAACGGAACGAATTCTTCCGGGAGGAGGTTATCGTTATGGAGAGGAGACCCTTTCCTGGAAACCGTCAGGCTTTTCGGAATGCGGATCAAATCGACAACTGACAAATCTCCCGGAATCCTATTGTATGGATCCAGGTTTCCCGGATGGAATAAATCGTTTACCAGGCAAGGAACTTCCCGACTGTAATCCGAAAGATTTCATTTTAGAAGAATTAAATCCGATCGGGATTTACTGGGAAGGAAAGCTCAGAACGGATTTTAAGTTTATCGATTTAGAATATATCGGTTCAAGGGAATGTAAACCGGAGAATTTGGAATTTCAATGGGCGCAGTCAACTGTTCCAATTTCGATTTCCGGATCCGTGACGGAGCAATCTATTTTAACGATCGGCGCTCTTCCTTTCCTGTTCGGTGCAACTACATTTTCGTATCGAAATCTTTCTTCATTAAAGCTGTCGGATTCGTTTCGACTCAGAGATCGAACGACCGGCATCACTCACTCGATCTGGAACGGAGGTCTTATCGATGCTTCTACTAGATTCGCACTCGAAATTCCCGGAGTTGCGACTTCGTCCTTGTTACTTCGGAACTTTAGAATCTATTTACCTCTCCGAGACGAGGTCCCGGCCGGAGTAAATCATTTGCATAGGATTTCTCCGGGTAAAAAAGGGAAGTTCGAGTTTATCGGTCGTTCAGTTCTTTCTGAAATTTCTTGGGCAGGTTCCTATAAAGGCAGCGAACCGATTGCAAGCGATCGGTTTTTAGAAGTTCACTCTGAGATTGAGGGAGCGCAATCGGGAATTTTAGAAGTGGAGACGCAGGGCGGATCCATCGCCTCCGTTCTTTTTCCGATAGATTCCGGATTCAGCGTTTTGGCCTCGGGAAAACTCACTTGTTTTCCGAAAAGTCAGGTTTGGAAGGATTCCGCTTTCTCCCTTCCCCAAACTAATTCGACACTTATTATGCTGCGTCACCCGGTCACGGGAGAACTCTGGGATGAGCTACGATATTCTTCCGCCGGGCCGGGCAAAAATGATACAAAAAACAAAATTAGACGGTCCGGCTATCAGATCATAGATTCGAACGGGAATCGGTCCTGGAAAGATTCCGATATTTCGGACTCTATAGACAGACTTCCTGAATGCCCCAATACTCACGCGAGTCCCGGGACCTCGAATTTGTCTCCGGTACGACAAGAATGA
- the uvrC gene encoding excinuclease ABC subunit UvrC encodes MADVLNHNLIVEKLKNLTGSPGCYLWKNVEGEIIYVGKAKNLDKRIRSYLKENHFDLKTRFLRREIFDLDWIATSTEREALILEATLIKKHNPRYNVRLKDDKKYPYISVSLSEPYPMVFVTRKLKDNGDRYFGPYTDVKTTRETLDVILRIFPIRKTKQVLPLPKPRRPCLNFQMKRCLGPCQGNVPVQEYRIIVDQVIQFLEGKKDGLVNELTRRMDDYSERMEFENAARYRDMLLKLQSFRQKQTVVSLDGGDEDIVAFARREDEGQVVLMEVRGGRLENKKSFPIQGVANSSEDEILASFFRDYYMGAGLVPSNIVVPLALKEEAETVLDFLQEKTGFRPKLRFPKAGEKKSLLKIAEKNAELGLTERLLATQYRDQTVALKEIQEMFHLGEPPHIIECYDISHFQGSFPVASGVIFVEGKPLKQGYRKYNIRGYEGINDPGMMHEVISRRLQRILNEDGALPNLVVIDGGPTQLSKACEAAVEAGVPNLPMVGLAKKREEIYFPGQSEPYNFDMNSPGMKLLRHIRDEAHRFGVEHHRSRRNREALRSLIEDVPDIGLKRSKLLLRSFTGQKRIEDATIEELKKVPGIGDTLAEKIFRHFHSKESEENSLTPP; translated from the coding sequence ATGGCAGATGTTCTAAATCACAATCTGATCGTCGAAAAACTCAAGAATCTTACGGGCTCTCCCGGTTGCTATCTTTGGAAGAACGTCGAAGGCGAGATTATTTACGTCGGAAAAGCGAAGAATCTTGATAAGAGAATTCGCAGTTATCTAAAGGAAAATCATTTCGATTTAAAGACCCGGTTTCTCCGGCGGGAAATTTTCGATCTAGATTGGATCGCCACTTCTACCGAAAGGGAAGCTCTCATTCTTGAAGCTACCTTAATCAAAAAACATAATCCTCGTTACAACGTTCGACTCAAGGACGACAAAAAATATCCGTATATTAGCGTTTCTTTATCCGAACCGTATCCGATGGTTTTTGTTACGCGAAAATTAAAGGATAACGGCGATCGCTACTTCGGTCCTTATACTGACGTGAAGACGACCCGGGAAACTCTCGATGTTATCCTGAGAATATTTCCCATTCGTAAGACCAAGCAAGTTTTACCATTACCTAAGCCGCGTAGACCTTGCTTGAATTTTCAAATGAAACGTTGTCTCGGCCCCTGCCAAGGTAACGTTCCGGTCCAGGAATATCGAATCATCGTTGATCAAGTCATCCAATTTTTAGAAGGGAAGAAAGACGGACTCGTTAACGAGCTAACCCGTCGAATGGACGACTATTCTGAAAGGATGGAATTCGAGAATGCGGCTCGGTATAGGGATATGCTTTTAAAACTTCAATCTTTCCGTCAAAAGCAGACCGTCGTAAGTTTGGATGGAGGAGACGAGGATATAGTCGCTTTTGCAAGACGGGAAGACGAAGGGCAGGTCGTTCTTATGGAAGTGAGAGGAGGAAGGCTTGAAAATAAAAAATCGTTTCCGATTCAAGGGGTTGCGAATTCTTCCGAGGACGAAATTCTAGCTTCCTTTTTTAGAGATTATTATATGGGAGCTGGTTTAGTTCCGTCGAACATAGTGGTGCCGTTGGCTTTAAAGGAAGAAGCGGAAACCGTTTTGGATTTTTTACAGGAAAAAACCGGCTTCAGACCAAAATTACGTTTTCCTAAAGCCGGCGAAAAAAAATCGCTTTTAAAAATCGCGGAAAAAAATGCCGAGCTAGGTTTAACCGAGAGATTACTTGCCACTCAATACCGCGATCAAACCGTGGCTCTCAAGGAAATTCAGGAAATGTTCCATCTTGGAGAACCGCCGCATATCATCGAATGTTATGACATCTCGCATTTTCAGGGTTCCTTTCCGGTAGCTAGCGGAGTTATTTTCGTAGAAGGTAAACCGCTTAAGCAGGGCTATCGAAAATACAATATTCGAGGTTACGAGGGAATTAACGATCCGGGAATGATGCACGAGGTAATTTCCAGAAGGTTGCAAAGAATTTTAAACGAAGACGGCGCTCTGCCAAACCTAGTAGTCATTGACGGAGGTCCCACACAGTTAAGCAAAGCCTGCGAAGCCGCCGTCGAAGCAGGTGTTCCGAATTTGCCAATGGTCGGACTCGCGAAGAAAAGAGAAGAGATTTATTTTCCCGGGCAAAGCGAGCCTTATAACTTCGATATGAATTCTCCCGGAATGAAGCTTTTACGGCATATTCGCGACGAAGCTCATAGATTCGGCGTAGAACATCATCGTTCCCGAAGAAATCGGGAGGCTCTTCGTAGTTTAATCGAAGACGTCCCCGATATCGGATTGAAAAGAAGTAAGCTGTTGCTGCGTTCCTTTACCGGACAAAAAAGAATCGAAGATGCCACGATCGAGGAGCTTAAGAAAGTTCCGGGTATCGGAGATACTCTCGCAGAAAAGATTTTCCGACATTTTCATTCTAAGGAAAGCGAAGAAAATTCTCTAACCCCTCCCTAA